In Hyphomicrobiales bacterium, the sequence CCGCTGGGCGCAGCCGCGCCGTTGATCGTCGCCTTGAGCGGCGAGCCGGCCGGGCCGGCCACCAGATCGTAATGGATCGAGTTGGTGGCCAGGGTGCGGCGGACGACGTCGCAGGGCTTGGTGAAGGTACGCACGCCGACCGGGTCGAACAGCGTGCCGCACTCGGCCGGATCGGCGGTGAGGACGAGCTTCACGTTGTCAGTGGCCGCGATCAGCTTCGGGTTGGCCGTGGTCGCGAGCATCGTGAACAGCGGGAAGTAGGTCAGCGCCGCGATCAGGCAGCCGGCGAGCAGGATGGGCTTGCGGCCGATCTTGTCCGAGAGCCAGCCGAAGAAGATGAAGAACGGCGTGCCGATCAGCAGCGAGAGCGCGATCAGCAGGTTGGCGGTGGTGCCGTCGATCTTCAGCGTCTGGGTCAGGAAGAACAGCGCGTAGAACTGGCCAGTGTACCAGACGACGGCCTGGCCGGCGGTGCCGCCGAGCAGCGCGATCAGGCCGATCTTGGCATTCTGCCAGGAGCCGAACGCTTCGGAGAGCGGAGCCTTCGAATGGGTGCCTTCTTCCTTCATCTTCAGGAAGGCCGGCGATTCGGCGAGCTGGAGGCGGATCCAGATCGAGAAGCCGAGCAGGATGATCGAGAGCAGGAACGGAATGCGCCAGCCCCAGGCCGCGAAGGATTCGGGCGACATGCTGAGGCGCAGGCCGAGAATCACGATCAGCGACAGGAACAGGCCGACCGTCGCGGTCGTCTGAATCCAGGCGGTGTAGAAGCCGCGCCGGCCCATCGGGGCGTGCTCGGCGACATAGGTCGCGGCACCGCCATACTCGCCACCGAGCGCGAGGCCTTGCAGCAGGCGGCAGCAGATGAAGATCACGGGCGCAGCGTAGCCGATCGTCTGGAAGCCGGGCAGCAGGCCGACGACGAAGGTGGCGATGCCCATCACGGTCATCGTGACCAGGAAGGTGTATTTGCGGCCGATCATGTCGCCCAGGCGACCGAAGAACAGCGCGCCGAACGGGCGGACCGCGAAACCGGCGGCGAAGCCGAACAGGACGAAGATGAACTTCGCGGTATCGTTGTCGCCCGGCACGAAGGTCTGGGCGATGTTGGCGGCGAGCGAGCCCGCCAGATAGAAGTCATACCACTCGAAGACCGTGCCGGCCGACGAGGCGATGATGACCTTCCTCTCCTCCTTGGTCATCGGTCGAGGTGCCGCCCTCGAGTCCGATGCTTGCGATGCCATGCTCATGGCGTTTGTCTCCCCTTGTGAAGCCCTGAAGCCGGGCGAGCCCGGCCACTTCATTCCGCACGGCTCGTGCTATTGCTGCGGCGATGACCGTGCTGCCTGATGGCGGGCGAATCCTGCCATGCCCGCCTGGACCAGAGGTTTGCGCGCATATTGTCGCAGGAACAATCGAGCACTTGGTCTTGCACCGTTGGTCTTAAGACTATCGGCGGAAGCGATGCGCAGGCGAGCCGAGGGGCTTCCCTGCGGGCGCGGGAGCCGTATAATCCTCGCAAGCGGCCTCAGGAGGAGGCTTTGGGAGATGCGGTCGAGGAGGCAGCCGATGCTGCGACTTGCGATCATCCTGTCTTGCGGCGTTTGCGCCGCTGCAACCCTCTCGGCCGGCGCATCGGCCGCGGGACGGGGCCTCGGTCCCGGCACGCCCGCCAGAATGGTCCCGATGCGTCCGCACGTTGTTCATCCCGTCCTTGGAGGCCGCCCGTGGCGTGGCGCTGTCCATCGGCACCGTGGATGGCGCGACCGTGGTGTCGGCTGGGGCGATTTCGGCTATCCTTGGCCCTGGTATGATGGTTCCGGCACGGCCGGTGGCGTGACCGTGATCGAAAGGCAGCCCGAGGCGCCGCGCCCGGTCGATCCCGATGCCTTCGAGAACCTCACGGCCCGCGCCGGGATCCGGCCCGCTCCGACGCCGGAGCCGACGATCTATCGGCTCGAGGGGCCGCGCTCTCGCCCGACCGCCCGCGTGATCAGGGTCGGTGGCAGCGACGCGGCTTTGGGAGGCGCGCGCAGCCGTTTCGCCCATGCCGAGACGGGTGCGCTCCTGCTGACCGTGCCGGGCCGCTGAGCGCCGTCAGGAACGGCTTGCGACGTAGAGCGCGATCGCGGTGGCGTTCGAGACGTTGAGGCTGGCGATCGCGCCGGGAACTTCGAGACGGGCCATGTGGTCGCACAGCTCCCGGGTGCGCTGGCGCAGGCCCTTGCCCTCGGCGCCCATGACCATGACCAGCGGCCGCCTCAGCGCGACCTCGTCGAGCGCGACATCCCCATCCGAATCGAAGCCGATACGCAGGAAGCCGCGGGTGCCCAGCGTCTCCAGCGCATCGCCGAGATTGCGCACGGCGATGAGCGGCACATGCTCCAGCGCGCCGGAGGCCGATTTCGCTAGCACGCCGGTGGCAGCCGGCGAATGGCGGATGGTGACGATCACGGCCGCGGCGCCGAAGGCGGCGGCGGATCGCAGGATGGCGCCGACATTGTGCGGATCCGTGATCTGGTCGAGCGCCAGGACGATGGCATCGTCCGGAAGGCTTTCCAGTTCGGGCGAGGGTAGGGGATCGCAGACGAGATAGAGGCCCTGATGCACCGAATCGGGTGTCAGCAGGCGGTCGATCTCGGAGGGGCGCACGAGTTCGGGCTCGAGCGGCAGCGTGCCGACCAGTTCCTGCAGCCGCCGCAGCGCGTTCTCGGTCGCGAGCAGGCGCCGGTGCCGCCGTTGCGGATTGCGCAGGGCTTCGACGACGGGATGGACGCCGTAGAGCACGGCCTCGTCGATATCGCCCGGGCGATGCGGGGGCGGACCACCGGGGCGACGCGGGCCGCCGGACCTGTTGCCGGCAGGCCGGGCTTGTTTCGGACGGAATGGCGGGGCCATCGCATTCTCCAGATTGACCGGAATGCCGTGCCATGGCGCGGCGCGCTTGGCCAGTGTGAAGCACGTCAAACGGATGGATCGCAGAGGAAAGGAGCCGCGCGAATGGACGCAACGGATCGGTTGATCGTCATCACCGGCGGGCCCGGATCGGGCAAGACGACCTTGATCGAAGCCCTGGCGAAGCATGGGCTGGCCGTGCGGCCGGAAGCCGGCCGGGCGATCATCCGTGATCAGCTGGCGATCGGTGGCGAGGGCCTGCCATGGAAGAATCGCGCGCTCTTCGCCGAATTGATGCTGGCGGCGGATCTGAGAAGCTATGACGAGGCCCGCCGGCTTGAAGGGGCGGTCTTCTTCGATCGTGGCCTGCCCGACATCGCAGGCTATCTCACCCTTTGCGGTTTGCCGGTGCCGCCGCATGTCGAGGCGGTGGCCCGGCGCTTCCGCTATCGCAGGAGCGTGTTCATCGCCCCGCCATGGCCTGCCATTTTCGGGCAGGATGCCGAACGCAGGCAGGATTTCGCCGAGGCCGAGCGAACCTGCGCGGTGATGGCGCGCATTTATCCACGCTATGGCTACGATCTCGTCGAATTGCCGCTGACCAGCGTCGAAAGTCGTCTGGATTTCATTCTGCAGCGCCTCGATACGGCGGCCTGAGCGGTGCCGCTGGGACTGGCTTCACAAGGAATTCACGTCTCCGGTCTTTTTGCCGTTGACAGGGGGCGGCCCGGTCACCATAAGTCCGGCCGCGCCTGCCGGTCGTCGCGAAAGTGACATATCGGTGGCCCTCGGCCCAGCGGGCCGATCAAGGGCGCAGGCGGGGGAATGTCCCGAGCGGCAAAGGGGGCGGACTGTAAATCCGCTGGCTATGCCTTCGCAGGTTCGAGTCCTGCTTCCCCCACCACCATTTTCCTAACCATTTGATTTTCCTTTCTTTTTGGGCGCATCCCCCGCACCTGATGCTAAGGTGCGGGAATAGACGTTCGATTTCGGGGCCGGAATCAGGGATGCGCGGCCGCTGCCTAACGCGTCTCAATCCAGGATCGTCGCGCCGAAATTCCGCTGCGGATCCATGTCTGCGACGAGCCTGCCGGTCGGGGTGGCCGCCGGGCCGCCTTCGCGGCGGAGCCAGCGACCGGCGCCGGGCTTCCCGTGAAGCGTTCCATCGGCCATGATATCCTCGCCCCGGACGAGGACGCGCTCCGGCCAGCCGGTGACGCTGCGGCCGGCGAAGGGGGTAAAGCCGGTGTGGTCGTGCATCGCTGCGTCGGTGATCGTCACCGTCCTGTGCGGATCCCAGATCGCGATGTCGGCGTCATAGCCAGGCAACAGCGCGCCCTTGGCGGGCAGGTTGTAGATCGCGGCGGGCGCCGTGGCGGTGAGATTGACGAAGGCGTCGAGCCCACGCCCTGCGAATTCCGGCCGCCCCTTCGAGACCAGCGCGTCGAAGAGCAGGGGCAGCCGTGTCTCCAGCCCCGGCAGGCCATTGGCGATCTGCTTGAAGGTCGGGTTGGGGCCGGCCGAGAGCTTGCCGGTCTCGTCGAAGCGATAGGGCGCGTGGTCCGAGGAGATTGTCTGGATGTCGCCGAGCGCCAGCGCCTGCCAGAGCGCGTCCTGATCCGCCTTTTCGCGCGGCGGCGGCGAGCACATCCATTTGGCGCCTTCGAGCCCCGGCTTGTCGAGATCGTGCCGGGTCAGGAAGAGATATTGCGGGCAGGTCTCGGCGAAGACCTTGAGGCCGCGCCCGCGCGCCTCGCGGATCGCCTGCGCTCCCTCCGCCGTCGAGACGTGGAAGATCATGATCGGCTGATCGAGCAGTTCGGCCGCCGCGATCAGCCGGTTGAAGGCCTCGGCCTCAGAGCCGCGCGGATGGCTGATCGCGTGGTATTTCGGCGCGACATAACCCTTCTCGACCAGTTTCCGGCCCATCCAGGAGATCATGCCGTGGTTTTCGGCATGGACGCAGACCAGGGCGCGATTCTGCCGGGCGGTCAGCAGCAGGTCGAGCAGCGGTTCGTCGTCGATCTTGATCAGGTCGTAGGTCATGAAGACCTTGATCGAGGCGTGGCCTTCGCCGATCAGCGCCGGCAGATCCTGCCGGATCGTCTTGGCGTCGGGATTGGCGACGATGAGGTGGAAGGCGTAGTCGATCAGCGCGCCACGCCGGGCGAGGGCGGCATAGTCGTCGACGACCTGTCTCAGGTCGAGGCCGCGATGCTGGGCGGCGAAGGAGATCAGCGTGGTGTTGCCGCCGAAGGCGGCCGAGGCCGTCGCGCTCTCGAAGGTATCGGCGTTGAGCAACCCGCCGGCCGAGACCTGCTCGACATGGGCATGGGTATCGATACCGCCCGGCAGGACGAGCTTGCCGGTGGCGTCGATCTCGCGGGCGCCCGGCGCGAGCCCAATGCCGAGCGCGGCGATCTTGCCGTCCTTGATGCCGACATCGGCGCGGAAGCTGCCGGTCGCGGAGCCGATGGTGCCGCCCCGGACGACCAGATCGTAGTTTACCGTCATGTGCCCTTGTCCTTCTCAGCGTACCATGACCGTGCCGATCGCCATGGCGACTGCGGCCTGGGTCGGGTCGATCACGGGCACCCCGAGCGCATCCTCCAGCGGCCGACGATGGCGCGCCATGCCGGCGCAGCCCATGATGATCGCACCGGCGCCGTCCAGATCCCTGAGTTCGCGCCCGATCGCGATCATGCGCGCGAGCGTGCCTTCGCCCGAAGCGCTCTCGGCCACCGACATTTCGAGCGGCCGTTCGCCCGCGAGCCGCTCCATCTGCCCCATCTGGCGGAGATAGCGGATATGGCGCGGGATCGAGCGCGACTTGATCGCGATGACGCCGAAGCGGTCCGCCCGGGTCAGGGCCGTCAGCACGCCGCATTCGGCGATGCCGAAGACCGGGCTCTGCGTGCCCTCGCGCGCGACATGCAGGCCGGGGTCCGAATAGCAGGCGATGACGAAGGCGTCGGCGTCGTCGGCCTCGATCCGGCGGCGCAGCGGAAGCGTGACGCTCTCGACATGCTCCTGCGTCTCGATGCCGACAGGTCCCTCGGCAAGCGATACGCAGGTGATTTCGGGTCCCTCGGCGAAGGTGAGCGGCGCCAGCGCCAGCCGGAGCCCTTCTGTGACCGTTTCGTTGGAGTTGGGATTGATGACGAGAATGCGGGGGCGGCGAGTCATCGGCAGGGTTCCGAACTGAAAGGTTGGGCGCGCACCGGCTTCATATCAAAGGCCATCGGGCCCGCGTAACCGTCACTGCGAGCGGCATCGTTCAGGCGACTTCTCGCGCGACCCAATCGGCCAGCATGGTGCAGGCGGCGAGGAAATCGTCGATCTCCATCGCTTCCTGCGGATTATGGCTGCCATGCTCGTTGCGCACGAACAACATGGCGATCGGCACGCCGGCGGCCGCGAAGGCGGCCGAATCGTGCGAGGCCGGGCTGCCAAGCGGCATCGTCGCGATGCCGTGACGGGTCGCTGCAGCCTCGAGCCCGGCGACAATGACGGGATCAACGGGCCCCACGGCGGCGCTGGCACGCGCGCCGAGCTCGAAGGTGACCGCTCGGCGCTGCTCAATCTCGCCGATGGCCGCCAGCATCCTGGCCTCGATGCGTTCCAGCACGGCAGGATCATAGGCGCGCACATCGAGGCTGAAGGCGAAGCTGCCCGGAACGGTGGTCAGGCCATGGACCGCCGGATCGGTGTGGAAGCGGCCGAGCGTGACAGCCATCGGGAAGCCGTTGGCTTCCTCCTCCTGCCAGAGCCGGTCGAGCAGCATGGCGAATTCGGCGCCGGCCATGGCGGCGTCGCGACGGAAGCGGCGCGGCGTGCCGACATGATCGTGCCGCCCGACGATGCGCGCGTCGGGATAGCGGAAATTGCCGGGCACGCCCGTGCAGATCGCGACCGGGAGGCCGGATTCGACGAGGCTCGGGGCCTGTTCGATATGGACTTCGAGGAAGGCGCGGATCGTGGCCGGATCGAGATGGCGTTCGCGTCGCCGGATCGCTGCGGAATTGCCGCCACTGGCGTCGATGCTGGCGGCGAGGACGCGGCCATCGTCGATGCGCTTCGCTTCCAGCGCGCCGTCCGGCAGGGTGCCGAGCGCCGAGCGGCTGCCGATATAGGACACCTGGAACCAGACGCTTTCCTCGGCCCGCACGCCCATCGCGGCGACATCGCAGCGCGGCTGGATACCCAATGCGCGCAAGGTCTCGATCACGACGAGTCCGGCAACGACGCCGGCGGCGCCATCGAAATTGCCGCCATGCGGCACGCTGTCGAGATGCGAGCCCATCAGAATGCGTGGGGCGCTCGCCTCGCGGCCGGGCAGGGCGACATAGGTATTGGCGGCAAAGTCATGCGAGACGGCGAGCCCTCGCGCCGCGCCGTGCTCGGCCAGCAGGCGGTGGCCGAAATCCTCGCCCAGGCCATAGGTGTCGCGGGTGATGCCGGGCGTGTCGCGGCTGCCGACCGCCAGTTGGTCGAAAAGATCTTCCACCCAGCCACGTTGGGCGGCGACAGCCCGAGCGATCGTCGTGCTGGCGGCTGAGGTGCTGGCGGCTGCGGTCATCTCGGTCCCGTTATTGTCGCGGCAGCGGGTTGAATGGTCCGGGGCCGTGCAGGGTCGAGTGTATCGTCCGCTTTTGGATTTTAGGAGTGCGGATACCGTCTTTCGCGCGTGAGCTGGGGACGCTTCTGCCAGGGCGCCGCCAATCTTCTCTCGCTGAAAGAGAGAGAGAGAGAGAGAGAGAGAGAGAGAGAGAGAGAGAGAGAGAGAGCCAGACGACGCAGGTCTTGCGGGCGAGAAGACGTCGTCGCCTCAGCGCCGCGGAAATGGGCAGGCTGGGCATTCCGGCCCGGTCGATTTCACGCCCGCGATCGAATTCAGGGCTTCCTTTCCGAACGCGACGAGTTCCGCGCTGGCCGTGAGGACGAAGTTCTGCTTTCGGCAGTCCTCGATGAAAGTCTGCAGCTTTCCGGCCTTCTCGAGCATCCGGATCGTGTTCAGGACGGCTTCCACGTCGAGTTCCACAGGCTTCTGGCGATCGGTCGGCTTTTTCACTTGAACCTCCGTGTCGGTCTTCTCTTTCACATCAGGTTAGCGAGGCGTTCCGAAGGATTGCAGGTAGTTTCGTTCGATCACGCGGTCGACCGCCGCCGCGCCGGACTGCCTCAGCGCCTGCTGCGCCGAGATGATGCGGCCGAACTGATCGAAATGTTTCTTGTTCTTGGGGTCCGCGCCCTGCACGATCACGATGATCTGGTGCTTGTCCTGGCGGCTGTTGTCCGATTTTGCCCCGACGCCCGTCGCGATATAGGCGCCACGAACGGGATCGAGCTCCCATCCCGGCCCGAAGTTCGCGGCCGTTTTCGTGGTGAAGGTGATGGTCGCCGTCCTCTCCGGAATATCCGGGCTCTCCTTGTCGCCGATGAGATTGAGGTTCTGGTTGGCGCGCGTGAAATCGCCGACCACTTCGGAAACCCGGGTCAGCCCTGTCGCCGGGAAGAGATAGTTGGCGTGTTTGGGAATGCCGTCGCAGTAGCTTTGGGGCGTGCGCAGGAGGCTGTCGAACGTATCGAAATGGCGCTGCGTGAACTTCGCGTCGCGGGTTCTGTCGTTCTGGAGAGATATGCCGAACCGATTGAGGCCGTTCGAGAAGTTGCGCCGCACCGTCAGATCGAAACCGGCGGTGTTCACTTCATTCGCTTCGATGGTGAAGTCGTAGGTAATCGCGGAGTCTTTATAGAATTCGACGAGCTGGCGCGGGCCGTCCCTGAATTTTTCGTATTTGATGTTCTTGAACTCGTAAGGGTTTTCCTCGATCCACCGTGCCATCTGTTCGCCTGTCCGGCTTTCATAGGCGGGCGCTTGGCCATAAGCGCGCATGACCTCGGCAAGATGCGCGCGAAGGCCGGCGCGTGCCTGGCAGCGCGTGAAAATGACGACGTCCTGACTCGTGATCCCGGTGAAATCTTCGATCTGCGGCTGAATTGCACATGCTGCCAAAGGCAGCGACAAGCTCGCGATCGCAAGCCTCGATACTCTCGACATCCGCGCCCCCGCGTATTTTTTGCAATCCTGCACGCGGTTTGGATTTTTGCAACCATTGGTTGTCGATTGTTGTATTCGTGCTTCCTCGACGGCGAGCCGGGAGGACGATCCAACGCCCGGAGCGGCAGCGATTCGGCGTTGACAGGCTTGGCCGCATCGCCAACTTTGCCATTTCCCAGGCGACGGTAAAGTTGACGATCGCTGCCTTTAGCAACTGCGGACGACAAGCCTATGCAACGCCGGATGGTGGGCGAATGAATCGCTATCCGATGTTCAATCCGCAGCTGCTGCTGAGTTTCGTCGCGGTGTGCGAGACGCTCAGCTTCACCCGTGCGGCGGATCGCGTCTCCCTTTCGCAATCCACCGTGAGCCAGCAGGTCCGGCGGCTGGAGGACCTGCTCGGCAAGCCGCTGCTGGAGCGGTCGTCGCACCAGGTCGAGCTGACGGAGGAGGGCGGCCGGCTGCTGAGCTATGCGCGCCGCATCATCGCGCTGAACGAGGAGGCGCATGACGCGCTGACAGGCTTCTGGCGCGACGGCGTGCTGCGGCTCGGCGTCCCGGAGGACTTCGCGGTGTCGACCGTCGATCTCCTGGCGGAGTTCAGCCGCGAACAGCCGCATTTGCGGCTCGATGTCACCAGCGGCCTGAGCGCCGACCTTCGCGGCGCCTATGGCCGCGAGGAGCTGGACCTCATCCTGGTCAAGCAACGTCGCAGCCAGCCGCCCCGCGCCGCCCGGCGGGAGCCTCTGCTGTGGCTCGACAGCCTGGCACACCCGGCGATCGAGCGCGCGCCGGTGTCGCTCGTGGTGTTCCCGCTCAATGGGCTTTATCGCGAGGAACTCTGCCAGGCACTTGACAGCCTCGGCATTCGCTGGCGCGTGAGCTACAGCAGCGCCAGCCTGGGCGCGCTGGCCGCCGCTTCGGCCGCCGGCCTGGGCGTGACGCTATTGCCCGCGAGCTGCCGACTGCCCGGTCACCGGACGCTGGGCGTGGCGGAAGGGTTTCCGGAGATCACGGATTTCGAACTCGCGCTCTACTATCGCGACGACGCGCCGGCCTCGGCTATCGCCCTGGCCGAGCGACTTGCGCGCTTCTGCCGGCTGGAATCGCAAGCGGGCTTGCCGTCGATGGCGCCGGCCATTGCCAATTCGAATAGCCAGAATTGACAAAAATCGCTGCCAAGCGGTGCCGGCGGAGCGTATTTCCGGGCGATACCCACAACAATCAGGACGACGGGAGATCGCCATGGAAACGGGGCATCGCCAAAGCCGCAGGGCCTTTCTCGGACAGACCGGGAAGCTGACGACCGCCTATGCCGTCATGGGGTTGGCGAATGGCGCCGCTCAGGCCGCGCCGGCTGCTGCCAATCAGTCCCGTCCGCAATCAGAGGCGGGCGCCGTCACGCTGACGGACCAGCATTATTGCCTGACCGATGTCCGTCTCGAGGACGGCTTCGAATATGACGGCCAGACGGTGATCGCTACGCGCACCGCGCTCTACACGCTGGAAATCAAGGCCGGGAAGATCACCGCGCTGCATGCGGCCGGCGCTCCTCTGCCGGCGGGCGTTCCCTGCTATCGCGCCCATGGTCAGCTTGCCCTGCCGGCGATGCGCGACATGCACATTCATCTCGACAAGACCTTCTACAGCGGCCCCTGGCAGGCGCCGCGCCCGCGCCAGGGCAAGACGATCCTCGACATGATCGCTCTCGAGGAAAAGCTCCTGCCGCAGCTGCTGCCGACCTCGCAGCAGCGGGCCGAGGCGCTGATCGCCCTGCTGCAGTCGAAGGGCACCACGGTGGCGCGCAGCCATTGCAATATCGACCCGGTCAGCGGGCTGAAGAGCCTCGAACATCTGCTGCGCGCGCTGGAGAAGCATCGCGACGATTTCAGCTGCGAGATCGTCGCGTTTCCCCAGCACGGCCTGCTGCACTCGAAGGTCGACGGCCTGATGCGAGAAGCGATGGGCATGGGTGTCGACTATGTCGGCGGCCTCGATCCGACCAATGTCGACGGGGCGATGGAGAAGTCGGTCGACGCGATGTTCCAGATCGCGCTCGACGCCGGCAAGGGCGTCGACATCCATCTGCACGAGACCAACCCGGCGGGCGTCGCGGCGATCAACCGCATGATCGACACCGTCGAGAAGAATCCGGCTCTGCGCGGCAAGGTGACGATCAGCCACGGTTTCGCGCTGACCACCCTGTCGCCTGGAGCCCTCTCGGAGACCATCGCACGGATGGCGGCGCAGGGAATGAGCATTGCATCGACGGTGCCGCTCGGCGGGCTGATGATGCCGCTGCCGCAGTTGAGCGAGAAGGGCGTGTTCGTCATGACCGGAACCGACAGCGTCATCGATCACTGGTCGCCCTTCGGTCGCGCCGACATGCTGGAAAAGGCCAATCTCTACGCGCAGCTGTACCGGGGCAGCGACGAATTCCGGCTGTCGCGGGCCCTGTCCATCGCGACCGGCGGAGTGCTGCCGCTCGACGACAGCGGCAAGCGGGCCTGGCCGAAGGTCGGCGACGATGCGGCCTTCACGCTGGTGCCGGCCAGCTGTTCGGCCGAGGCGGTCGCGCGCCTGCCGGAGCGCAGCGCCACCTTCCATCGCGGCCGCATGGTCTTCGGCAGCGTCGGGATCGCCTGACACCTTTGTCGCCGGCGAAGCCCATGCGTCCCCGGCGACCAGTCTGGCGCGATGGAACGATGTGGCGGTAGCGTGCCGTCGTTGCGGCAAGGAGAATCGCATGTCCGATGAGCTTTTGATCCGGAACGTTCGGCCCGCCGGAGGCGAGGCGACCGATGTTCTGGTGCGCGGCGGCCGGATCGCCGCGATCGGGGGAGCCGCTGCCGCGCCGCAGGCGGAGGTCTTCGATGCCGGCGGCCGGCTGATGATCCCCGGTCTGGTCGAGGCCCATACCCATCTCGACAAGACTTTCTGGGGAATGGGCTGGCAGCGCCACACCGCCGGCCCCAGGATCATCGACAAGATCGAAACGGAACGCCGCAACCGCCGCGAACTCGACCTGGAGGCCGACCGCCAGTCGGCCCGGCTCGCTGCCCAGATGGTCAAGATGGGCACGACCCATATTCGCAGCCATGTCGATATCGATACCGAAGTCGGTCTTGAGGGCATCGAGGGCGTCATGGCCATGCGCGACCGCCTCAAGGACGTGATCGATGTCGAGATCGTCGCCTTCCCGCAATCCGGCCTGCTGGTGCGCCCCGGCACGCTTGAACTGCTCGATCGGGCGCTGGCGCTCGGTTCCGAGGTCATCGGCGGTCTCGACCCCTGCGCGATCGATCGCGACCCGAAGGGGCATCTCGATGCGATCTTCGGTCTCGCCGAGAAATACGGCCGCCCGATCGACATTCATCTTCACGAGCGCGGCGAGATGGGCGCCTTCTCGATGGATCTCATCATTGAGCGCACGCGCGCGCTCGGCATGCAGGGCAAGGTCGCCATCAGCCATGCGTTCTGCCTCGGCATGCCGGATGCCGATCAGGTCCAGGGGCTGCTGGCGCAGCTGGCGGAAGAGCGGATCGCGATTCTGACGACGGCTCCGGCCAGCTCGCCAGCCCCGGCGGTCAAGGCATGTGTCGATGCCGGCGTCGTGATCAGCGGCGGTTCGGACGGGGTGCGGGACAGCTGGAACCCCTATGGCATGGGCGACATGCTGGAGCGGGCGACGCTGGTCGGATTGCGGAACAATTTCCGCCGGGACGAGGAGATCGAGCTTGCTCTCGATGTCTGCACCTATGGCGGCGCGAAGATGATGGAGATCGTGGATTACGGCATCGCAGCCGGCTGCGCGGCGGACTTCGTCATCCTGCCGGGCGAGACCGTGGTCGAAGCCGTCGTCGCGCGCCCGGCCGATCGCACCGTGGTCAAGCGCGGCAAGATCGTCTCGCGCCATGGCGAGCTGACCCAGCCGATCACCTGATCCGGCGGACGGAGACTTTTGTTCGCTGCCGCAGCCTCGCGAGAGGCTGCGGTTTCTAGATCGTCATCCGGTGCGAAAGCGTCTTGACGGTCATGTAGTGCGACAGACCCTCGGCGCCGCCCTCGCGGCCGTAGCCGCTGTCCTTGACGCCGCCGAAGGGGACCTCCGCGACGGAGGCTTCCAGCGTGTTGATCGAGACGTTGCCGGCCTCGATGCCTTCCGCGATCTGGTCGGCGCGTGCCGCCGAATGGGTGAAGCCATAGGCCGCCAATCCGAAGGGCAGGGAATTGGCCTTCTCGATCGCTTCCTCGACCGTGCGGACCGGGTTGATGATCGCCATCGGGCCGAAGGGTTCCTCACGCAGCGCGCGGGCATCGTTCGGCAATTCGGTGAGAACGGTCGGCGGGAAGAAGTAGCCGCGATTGCCGATGCGCTCGCCTCCGGTCAGAACGCGCCCGCCACGGGCGCGCGCGTCCGCGGCCAGCGCTTCCAGCGCCTCGATGCGGCGATGGTTGGCGACCGGCCCCATCTCGGTCTTCGCGTCGAGGCCATTGCCGACGACGACCGTCTGCGCCTTGTCGACGAAGGCCTTGGTGAAGCGCTCGTAGATATCCTGCTGCACGAAGAAGCGCGTCGGCGAGGTACAGACCTGCCCGGCATTGCGGACCTTGCGGGTGGCGGAGAGATGGGCCGCCGCAATCGGATCGACATCATCGCAGACGATGACCGGAGCATGGCCGCCGAGCTCCATCAGCACCGGCGTCATATGGCGGGCGGCCAGCTCCGAGAGATGCTTGCCGACGGCCGTCGAGCCGGTGAAGGCGACCAGACGGGTCTGGGCCTGCGGGATGAGATAACCGGAGATCTTGGCCGGCACGCCGAAGACGAGATTGAACACTCCGGGCGGCACGCCGGCATCGTGCAGGGCGCGGGCGATGTGGAGGGCGCCGGCCGGCGTCTCCTCGGCCGCTTTGATGATGATCGAACAGCCGGCCGCGAGCGCTCCCG encodes:
- a CDS encoding hypothetical protein (Evidence 5 : Unknown function), whose amino-acid sequence is MRNEVAGLARLQGFTRGDKRHEHGIASIGLEGGTSTDDQGGEEGHHRLVGRHGLRVV
- a CDS encoding AAA family ATPase; this translates as MDATDRLIVITGGPGSGKTTLIEALAKHGLAVRPEAGRAIIRDQLAIGGEGLPWKNRALFAELMLAADLRSYDEARRLEGAVFFDRGLPDIAGYLTLCGLPVPPHVEAVARRFRYRRSVFIAPPWPAIFGQDAERRQDFAEAERTCAVMARIYPRYGYDLVELPLTSVESRLDFILQRLDTAA
- a CDS encoding putative 23S rRNA (guanosine-2'-O-)-methyltransferase RlmB (Evidence 3 : Putative function from multiple computational evidences); amino-acid sequence: MAPPFRPKQARPAGNRSGGPRRPGGPPPHRPGDIDEAVLYGVHPVVEALRNPQRRHRRLLATENALRRLQELVGTLPLEPELVRPSEIDRLLTPDSVHQGLYLVCDPLPSPELESLPDDAIVLALDQITDPHNVGAILRSAAAFGAAAVIVTIRHSPAATGVLAKSASGALEHVPLIAVRNLGDALETLGTRGFLRIGFDSDGDVALDEVALRRPLVMVMGAEGKGLRQRTRELCDHMARLEVPGAIASLNVSNATAIALYVASRS
- a CDS encoding MHS family MFS transporter, giving the protein MSMASQASDSRAAPRPMTKEERKVIIASSAGTVFEWYDFYLAGSLAANIAQTFVPGDNDTAKFIFVLFGFAAGFAVRPFGALFFGRLGDMIGRKYTFLVTMTVMGIATFVVGLLPGFQTIGYAAPVIFICCRLLQGLALGGEYGGAATYVAEHAPMGRRGFYTAWIQTTATVGLFLSLIVILGLRLSMSPESFAAWGWRIPFLLSIILLGFSIWIRLQLAESPAFLKMKEEGTHSKAPLSEAFGSWQNAKIGLIALLGGTAGQAVVWYTGQFYALFFLTQTLKIDGTTANLLIALSLLIGTPFFIFFGWLSDKIGRKPILLAGCLIAALTYFPLFTMLATTANPKLIAATDNVKLVLTADPAECGTLFDPVGVRTFTKPCDVVRRTLATNSIHYDLVAGPAGSPLKATINGAAAPSGAAELIAAAQAAGYPKAGDATILKTPSIGQVLTDGRALKAVGILFLLVLFVTMVYGPIAALLVELFPTRIRYSGMSLPYHIGNGWFGGFLPPTAFAIVAASGNIFSGLWYPIIVALGTFVIGLLFLPETKDRDILK
- a CDS encoding conserved exported hypothetical protein (Evidence 4 : Unknown function but conserved in other organisms); its protein translation is MLRLAIILSCGVCAAATLSAGASAAGRGLGPGTPARMVPMRPHVVHPVLGGRPWRGAVHRHRGWRDRGVGWGDFGYPWPWYDGSGTAGGVTVIERQPEAPRPVDPDAFENLTARAGIRPAPTPEPTIYRLEGPRSRPTARVIRVGGSDAALGGARSRFAHAETGALLLTVPGR
- the hyuA gene encoding D-hydantoinase produces the protein MTVNYDLVVRGGTIGSATGSFRADVGIKDGKIAALGIGLAPGAREIDATGKLVLPGGIDTHAHVEQVSAGGLLNADTFESATASAAFGGNTTLISFAAQHRGLDLRQVVDDYAALARRGALIDYAFHLIVANPDAKTIRQDLPALIGEGHASIKVFMTYDLIKIDDEPLLDLLLTARQNRALVCVHAENHGMISWMGRKLVEKGYVAPKYHAISHPRGSEAEAFNRLIAAAELLDQPIMIFHVSTAEGAQAIREARGRGLKVFAETCPQYLFLTRHDLDKPGLEGAKWMCSPPPREKADQDALWQALALGDIQTISSDHAPYRFDETGKLSAGPNPTFKQIANGLPGLETRLPLLFDALVSKGRPEFAGRGLDAFVNLTATAPAAIYNLPAKGALLPGYDADIAIWDPHRTVTITDAAMHDHTGFTPFAGRSVTGWPERVLVRGEDIMADGTLHGKPGAGRWLRREGGPAATPTGRLVADMDPQRNFGATILD